ATAAAGAACTAAAGTGACTGTCATCTTCGCGCTTCAATTAGTCCAATACTTTAGCATCTCTTCCGTTTCTACCTACACAAAGAGAGATTTCTATCGCGTGTCGTTCTACCAATGATTATCGTTACCGTAATCGTTGCCTGGTTGATTACAACCGATTTCTCTGTAGCGGCGGGTACATTCGATTTGTCACCTAGCTCATATGCTGATATCTGTCCACTTTGCTTGCGTGAGATTGCGCAATTAGCGGTAACAAAGCGTGGCAGGATATTATCGACATTAGACGCTAGATCGTTGCTCAGAATTCAGAGTTCTAATTCGGATGATAATCCGTACGGAACGTATTTAATATTCTGTCGCGAGATATCGCCaataatttaaatgaaattcgAAAATGAGCGGGAAACGGACAATCGAACGAAGAGATTAGGCGGCAAACACAGGTCTCTATTTTCGTAGAGGAAACCATTTCGGGAGGCCGAGTCTTCTAATAATGTAGCTGGGAATGCATTTTGCATGCTGACGTCGATATACAATTTTGGATTGACATTTATGAAGCGCGAATTCCGAGCGTTTCTCCAAAAGCCTTCTAGAACGCCATCTCGCGCGCGGAGATCGAATCTGCCGCCAGTCGGTACAACGTTTTCGAACCGACCTGCGACGGAAAGATCCGAATTTGACCGAATTTCTTCGACGTGATATTAGCCGCAACAAAAAATTCGTAACATTCGCGTAAAAACTTTTCGGTAGTGTATATATTTTTCGCGTTCCTTTTGTGAATCACCGTTACCTCTGAGGATTCGGTGGTCCGTTAGCTGTTGGTGAGTAAACGAACTCATTAGGTTATTTTTCATGCGTGTTTTTGTGTTCTTGGCCCGCGTTCGAATCTACGAGTCCCTTTGACGGAACGATCCGTTGTATGTACGCGTATTGTTATGACAAAATGCGATTAACATGTATCACGGAGCATACCCGTATCTCGGAATAAAACCAGTTGTCGTTACGCCACGATATTTTGCTCTTTGCTTCCGCTTTCGGTTCGGCAAATTCTTCGAAACACGTTCGATCTAATCTGTTGAATGTGTTTTTCGGTTAACCTAGACGAAATCTGGTACGCTGAATTACGCGCGATTCCTCGACGTTCCGTTCCGCGAACGTTTCGGAAACTTTATCTTTTACTTGTAAACCGATCTTCGTTGTCGCAATATCCTTGTTTCGCTCGTGAATGAAACAGTTGATTTGTACGCGTGTTTGTATGTTTCTGCGTTTAATGCGCCTTGGAACTAGTTCGTACCATCCTTATGTTTCTAATATATGTGTAATATTATGCTTTCTGTACTACAGGAAGTTGTGTGTTGATTATTGAGAATATTTTCAGCTTACAAATTCGAGGAAAGATTGTCAGGATATTGAGTGTCAATAATGGCAGATGAACAGCAACAGTTTTTTCTTAAATGGAATGATTTCCAATCTAATATGGTATCGTCGTTTAAACACTTACGAGATGAGAAAAGTTTCACGGATGTGACGTTAGCTTGCGATGGTCAGACTTGTAAAGCACATAAGATGGTGTTATCCGCTTGTAGTCCTTATTTTAAGTCATTATTAGAGGTATGTTATTACTCTTATGTTAAGTCGAATTACTTAGAACAACGACGTTAACTGTGGAGGTATTGTAGGAAAATCCGTCCAAACATCCCATTATTATTCTAAAAGATGTTGCATACAGCCATCTGCAAGCTATTTTGGAATTTATGTATGCTGGAGAAGTTAATGTTTCGCAAGATCAACTGCCTGCATTTCTTAAAACAGCTGATCGATTGAAAGTTAAAGGATTGGCAGAAGCACCCGGTGCCATTAAGAGGGAAGGTTAAGCTGCACATATAATTGTGGTAAGAATTTATCATTTTATCGTTACGTTAGAGAATGTTATACGGTTGACACATCGAATTTCTGATTGCAGGATTTTGGGAAGCGTGCGGACTGAAAATGAAACAAAGTGTAATAATGTAAAGTGATCGCGTAAAGACATACCACAcactataaaaatgaaacaCACGTTACGTGTGCACAACTCAGTGTCCTCTGGTTCATGACTTGGATCAACACACGGCGACAATGTAAATTATGCCTTTCCTTAATCTCAGTTAATGTTAATGTTGTATTGAATGTATGTATACAGATATGGTAGAGACGAAATGTTGATGTTTGTCTTGAACCCATTGCGCCATACCGCAATGGCAGCAATAacattaattatttttttaaaacaaaGTGCTGCAAAAAGAAACTAATAAGTGGGTCACGAATAGTTTACAATACATGCTGACCGGGACAGTTTTGTGGATCAAATGGAAATGTTAAAAGACAACTTTGCAACTACCTGTTCTTTAAAATGGATGTACTGACTCAGTATACTTTCCTACGAGTGACTTCACGGCAGATCTATTTGCAAGGTATTCAAATGTCTGCATGTTTGTAACGAATACTAACAATAccaaaaattttctgcgagtCTCCGATTGTCGAGTGTTCAAGGATttttttataactttttcaACGAAATCAAGTTGGTTAACATTTATTTTGTTTGATTAAACTTTACATTgtttcgcgcgcgcgcacacacacacacacaatattCTGCCAACACATTTTTTTGGCCAGCAAGCATGCACGAAATTCGGATGATATCGCGAATAGATCTGCGTCACTCCCGGCAATCCCAATGAAGAATGTTAAATCAAGTTTACTGGAAGTTGTAACATGCGTGTCGTACATTGCTCTCTTTTGTTGTccataaaaattgataaatcttGTTGTTTTTTACTGCTGGATAAATCGCGATCGGAACACATTGCAAAGCGAGGAGaacaaaaagaaatagaaaaagaTAAAAGATAAAGAAATGTTCATTTCACGCGTTCGAGATCCTATTCGGTACCAGTTACCTCTTCTAGTGATCATGATTTTTTACTTAACCAAATACTGCCAGTATTTGTACCGGCGTATTCACAATATTACCGATAGACCAAATttatttatgataataatatattaaggGTTGAATGTCTTAAATCGAGGGAAGGTTATTGTAATATAAGCGAagcaaatttttgtaaagtTGGAGCGCACAGTTCCTTTCCCCTCCCGATGAATCAGGATAATCAgatagaaattaaaaaaaaagaaaaatagacgAGGAAATGTCAGGAAACATTATCGAGTCAAAAAAAATGCATGCATTAGACCGCGCGCGATCTACGCAATATTCAAATGT
This genomic window from Megalopta genalis isolate 19385.01 chromosome 9, iyMegGena1_principal, whole genome shotgun sequence contains:
- the lolal gene encoding longitudinals lacking protein-like encodes the protein MADEQQQFFLKWNDFQSNMVSSFKHLRDEKSFTDVTLACDGQTCKAHKMVLSACSPYFKSLLEENPSKHPIIILKDVAYSHLQAILEFMYAGEVNVSQDQLPAFLKTADRLKVKGLAEAPGAIKREG